One stretch of Ananas comosus cultivar F153 linkage group 6, ASM154086v1, whole genome shotgun sequence DNA includes these proteins:
- the LOC109711811 gene encoding eukaryotic initiation factor 4A-14, producing MAGLAPEGSQFDARQYDAKMSELLSTDGQEFFTSYDEVYESFDDMGLQENLLRGIYAYGFEKPSAIQQRGIVPFCKGLDVIQQAQSGTGKTATFCSGILQQLDYSLVECQALVLAPTRELAQQIEKVMRALGDYLGVKVHACVGGTSVREDQRILSSGVHVVVGTPGRVFDMLRRQSLRPDHIKMFVLDEADEMLSRGFKDQIYDIFQLLPSKIQVGVFSATMPPEALEITRKFMNKPVRILVKRDELTLEGIKQFYVNVEKEEWKLETLCDLYETLAITQSVIFVNTRRKVDWLTDKMRSRDHTVSATHGDMDQNTRDIIMREFRSGSSRVLITTDLLARGIDVQQVSLVINYDLPTQPENYLHRIGRSGRFGRKGVAINFVTRDDERMLFDIQRFYNVVIEELPSNVADLL from the exons ATGGCGGGATTGGCACCAGAAGGCTCCCAATTTGATGCTCGTCAATATGATGCCAAAATGAGTGAGCT GTTATCGACAGACGGCCAGGAGTTCTTTACAAGCTATGATGAGGTTTACGAAAGTTTTGATGATATGGGGCTCCAGGAAAATCTTCTGAGGGGCATTTATGCGTATG GTTTTGAGAAACCTTCGGCAATTCAGCAAAGGGGAATCGTGCCCTTCTGCAAAGGGCTTGATGTTATTCAGCAAGCACAATCAGGGACTGGAAAGACTGCAACTTTTTGTTCTGGAATTTTACAACAACTTGATTATAGTCTGGTTGAATGCCAGGCTTTGGTTCTGGCTCCAACCAGAGAGCTCGCTCAGCAGATCGAGAAAGTCATGCGAGCACTTGGCGACTACTTGGGTGTGAAAGTTCACGCATGTGTTGGAGGAACAAGTGTGCGTGAGGACCAGCGGATTCTTTCAAGTGGGGTCCACGTTGTGGTGGGGACGCCAGGTCGTGTGTTTGACATGTTGAGGAGGCAGTCTCTCCGTCCTGACCACATTAAGATGTTTGTGTTGGACGAAGCTGATGAAATGCTTTCACGAGGTTTCAAGGACCAG ATTTACGACATCTTCCAGCTACTTCCCTCCAAGATTCAGGTGGGAGTGTTTTCTGCCACTATGCCACCTGAAGCCCTGGAAATCACCCGCAAGTTCATGAACAAGCCCGTTCGCATCCTTGTGAAGCGTGACGAGCTCACCCTTGAGGGAATCAAGCAGTTCTACGTCAACGTAGAGAAAGAAGAATGGAAACTCGAAACCCTGTGCGACCTTTATGAAACCCTAGCCATCACCCAGAGTGTCATCTTCGTCAACACCCGCCGCAAGGTCGACTGGCTCACCGACAAGATGCGCAGCCGCGACCACACCGTCTCCGCCACCCACGGTGACATGGACCAGAATACCCGGGACATCATCATGCGTGAATTTAGATCGGGCTCTTCTCGCGTGTTGATCACTACCGATCTTCTTGCCAGGGGTATCGACGTCCAGCAGGTCTCCCTCGTGATAAATTACGATTTGCCCACCCAGCCTGAGAACTATCTGCACCGTATTGGACGAAGCGGTAGGTTTGGGAGGAAGGGTGTGGCAATAAACTTCGTGACTCGCGATGACGAGCGGATGCTGTTTGATATCCAGAGGTTTTACAACGTGGTGATCGAGGAGCTGCCATCCAATGTCGCTGACCTCCTCTGA